The following coding sequences lie in one Apium graveolens cultivar Ventura chromosome 1, ASM990537v1, whole genome shotgun sequence genomic window:
- the LOC141665154 gene encoding cysteine-rich receptor-like protein kinase 44 has product MKGWWRMIVAVVALALVIQSVVSQQPNAPPLNSGCSQYNATNTLEFFRNLNTTLADLRREITVNKTYFGTQQQARTTNPVYTMFQCRKYLSTADCASCFDKAALDIRSICRLANGARVIYDDCFLRYESNGFYSTATALGNTGRCNNDTIRNSTAANFNVAAGEVLSNLLIATPKIQGYYAATTEQVLGSNTTVYAMAQCAETVSEFECQNCMNVAFENIKSCPPRSGARAIDAGCFMRYANTPFFASNQTTNLKKYLNAGGSSNKKAIIGGIAGGVGLLLLLLALVVWYLLLNNKKVAERGHILGSTELQGPVTYNYKELKSATKNFSEEYKLGEGGSGDVYKGIVKSGNIVAVKRLALSTTKAKASFESEVRLISNVHHRNLIRLLGCSSKGPDLLLVYEYMENGSLDRFLYGGKRGTLNWKQRFDIIFGTARGLAYLHEQFHVRIIHRDIKPGNILLDDELQPKIADFGLARLLPEDQSHLNTKFAGTLGYTAPEYALQGQLSEKVDTYSFGVVVLEIVSGRRCSDTNIESDTDFLLEYAWKLHESDMHLKLVDDTLDPNDFTTEDAKKMIEIALMCTQSPASLRPTMSEVVVLLLSDDRSLEQRPLSKPTFVHSENRIRDDSSSTPPQSISNATATLSEFVGR; this is encoded by the exons ATGAAGGGTTGGTGGAGAATGATTGTGGCAGTGGTGGCACTGGCACTGGTGATTCAATCGGTTGTGTCTCAGCAACCAAATGCTCCTCCGTTAAATTCAGGGTGCAGTCAATACAATGCAACCAACACACTCGAATTTTTTAGAAATCTCAACACGACCTTGGCCGACCTCAGACGAGAAATAACAGTAAATAAAACATACTTTGGCACTCAACAACAGGCCAGGACTACCAATCCAGTATACACTATGTTTCAGTGCAGAAAGTATCTTTCCACCGCAGACTGCGCCTCTTGCTTTGATAAGGCTGCTCTTGACATTCGCAGTATCTGCAGATTGGCCAACGGTGCTCGTGTTATCTATGATGACTGCTTCCTCAG GTACGAGAGCAATGGATTTTACAGTACTGCTACTGCTTTAGGCAATACAGGACGATGTAACAATGATACTATAAGAAATAGCACGGCAGCAAATTTTAATGTAGCAGCTGGAGAAGTACTAAGCAATCTATTAATTGCGACTCCTAAGATACAAGGTTATTATGCTGCAACCACAGAGCAAGTTTTGGGTAGTAACACAACGGTATATGCTATGGCGCAATGTGCTGAAACAGTGAGTGAGTTTGAATGCCAGAATTGCATGAATGTTGCTTTTGAAAACATCAAGAGCTGTCCTCCTCGTTCTGGGGCAAGAGCTATTGATGCTGGTTGCTTTATGAGATATGCAAACACCCCTTTCTTTGCAAGCAACCAGACAACAAATCTTAAGAAGTACTTGAATGCAG GAGGATCAAGCAATAAGAAAGCAATCATTGGGGGTATTGCTGGTGGTGTAGGCCTTCTGTTGCTCCTACTTGCTTTGGTTGTATGGtatcttttattaaataataaaaaggTAGCTGAAAGAG GCCATATACTGGGGTCAACTGAGCTGCAGGGACCAGTTACTTACAATTACAAGGAACTGAAATCAGCAACTAAAAATTTTAGTGAAGAATATAAATTAGGAGAGGGAGGTTCCGGAGATGTATACAAG GGAATCGTAAAGAGTGGAAATATAGTTGCAGTCAAGAGACTGGCTCTAAGTACTACAAAGGCAAAGGCATCATTTGAGAGCGAAGTCAGGCTTATTAGCAATGTCCATCATCGAAATCTCATTCGTCTGCTAGGATGTAGCAGCAAAGGACCAGACCTACTTCTTGTCTACGAATACATGGAAAATGGTAGTCTTGACAGATTCTTATATG GTGGCAAACGGGGCACTCTCAACTGGAAgcaaagatttgatataatatttGGAACAGCTAGGGGTCTTGCCTATCTACATGAACAGTTCCACGTTCGTATCATACATCGAGATATTAAGCCCGGAAACATTCTACTAGATGATGAACTACAACCTAAAATTGCTGATTTCGGGTTGGCAAGGCTTTTACCTGAGGATCAAAGTCATCTCAACACAAAATTTGCTGGGACTCT GGGTTATACAGCACCAGAGTATGCACTTCAAGGGCAGTTATCTGAGAAAGTAGATACCTACAGCTTCGGTGTTGTGGTCCTTGAAATTGTAAGTGGCCGTCGCTGCAGTGACACAAATATTGAGTCCGACACTGATTTCCTCCTCGAATAT GCCTGGAAGCTACATGAGAGTGATATGCATTTGAAGTTGGTTGACGATACACTAGACCCCAATGATTTTACAACAGAAGATGCCAAGAAGATGATAGAAATCGCGCTAATGTGCACCCAGTCACCAGCTTCTCTAAGGCCAACAATGTCAGAAGTTGTTGTTTTGCTATTAAGTGATGACCGGTCACTCGAGCAAAGACCGCTAAGCAAGCCTACCTTTGTCCATTCAGAAAATAGAATCCGTGATGACTCATCTAGTACTCCTCCACAATCAATTTCGAATGCCACTGCTACTTTGTCAGAATTTGTAGGTCGTTAG